The Enterobacter kobei genome has a segment encoding these proteins:
- the cysG gene encoding siroheme synthase CysG: MDYLPLFAAIKEKPVLVVGTGEIADRKIAFLQRAGAQVRVVAEADFDESQIDSVVLVIAATEDRDLNRRVSDAAQARYRLVNVVDDQPLCSFIFPSIVDRSPLLVAISSGGTAPVLARVLREKIEALLPTSLGRMAETASYWRNHLKTRLTSVAERRRFWERVFRGRFASLMQAGNETAAQKILEDELDNPGSTNGEIILVGAGPGDAGLLTLRGLQVLQDADVVFYDHLVTDGVRELIRRDAEQICVGKRAGEHSVPQHDTNQMLIAAAKAGKTVVRLKGGDPFIFGRGGEELQAAAEAGVPFQVVPGITAASAVTAYAGIPLTHRDYAQSVTFVTGHYKADSTPFDWSHLAQSRQTLAIYMGTMKAADISEQLIQHGREAATPVAVISRGTRVDQHVAIGTLLELADLAKDAPMPALIVVGEVVQLHSTLAWFQHTTDSEGFGSSVVNLA; encoded by the coding sequence GTGGACTATCTGCCCTTATTTGCCGCGATTAAAGAGAAACCGGTGCTGGTTGTTGGCACGGGTGAAATTGCCGATCGCAAAATCGCGTTTTTGCAACGTGCGGGGGCGCAGGTGCGGGTAGTGGCAGAAGCGGATTTTGACGAATCACAAATCGACAGCGTAGTGCTGGTAATAGCGGCGACCGAAGATCGCGACCTGAACCGTCGTGTTTCCGACGCCGCTCAGGCCCGTTACCGTCTGGTGAACGTGGTGGACGACCAGCCGTTATGCTCGTTTATCTTCCCGTCGATCGTTGACCGTTCGCCGCTTCTGGTGGCGATCTCCTCCGGCGGGACCGCTCCGGTGCTGGCGCGCGTGCTGCGGGAAAAAATCGAAGCACTGCTGCCGACAAGCCTCGGGCGCATGGCGGAGACAGCCAGCTACTGGCGTAACCATCTGAAGACCCGGCTGACCAGCGTGGCGGAACGTCGTCGCTTCTGGGAGCGGGTGTTTCGCGGCCGCTTTGCCAGCCTGATGCAGGCCGGCAATGAGACGGCGGCGCAGAAAATTCTTGAAGACGAACTGGATAACCCTGGCAGTACGAACGGGGAGATCATTCTGGTGGGCGCAGGGCCGGGCGATGCCGGGCTTCTGACGCTGCGTGGCCTTCAGGTGCTGCAGGACGCGGACGTGGTGTTCTACGACCATCTGGTCACCGACGGCGTGCGCGAGCTGATTCGTCGCGACGCGGAGCAAATTTGCGTCGGCAAACGGGCAGGCGAGCACTCTGTGCCGCAGCACGACACCAATCAGATGCTGATTGCTGCCGCTAAAGCGGGCAAAACCGTGGTGCGTCTGAAAGGGGGCGATCCGTTTATCTTCGGACGCGGCGGAGAAGAGTTGCAGGCGGCAGCCGAAGCGGGCGTGCCGTTCCAGGTGGTGCCTGGCATTACGGCGGCATCAGCAGTAACGGCCTATGCCGGTATTCCGCTGACCCATCGCGATTATGCGCAGAGCGTCACTTTTGTGACCGGGCACTACAAGGCCGACAGCACGCCGTTTGACTGGTCGCATCTCGCCCAGAGCCGGCAAACGCTGGCGATATACATGGGCACGATGAAAGCCGCAGACATCAGCGAACAGCTGATTCAGCACGGTCGCGAGGCAGCGACGCCCGTTGCCGTGATTTCTCGCGGCACCCGCGTCGATCAGCATGTTGCTATCGGCACATTACTCGAACTTGCAGACCTGGCGAAAGATGCCCCGATGCCCGCCCTGATCGTGGTGGGGGAAGTGGTACAGCTGCACAGTACGCTCGCCTGGTTTCAACATACTACAGACTCAGAGGGGTTTGGTTCCTCTGTGGTGAATCTGGCTTAA
- the cysD gene encoding sulfate adenylyltransferase subunit CysD, with translation MDQKRLTHLRQLEAESIHIIREVAAEFSNPVMMYSIGKDSSVMLHLARKAFYPGTLPFPLLHVDTGWKFREMYEFRDRTAKAYGCELLVHKNPEGVAMGINPFVHGSAKHTDIMKTEGLKQALNKYGFDAAFGGARRDEEKSRAKERIYSFRDRFHRWDPKNQRPELWHNYNGQINKGESIRVFPLSNWTELDIWQYIYLENIEIVPLYLAAERPVLERDGMLMMIDDDRIDLQPGEVIKKQMVRFRTLGCWPLTGAVESNAQTLPEIIEEMLVSTTSERQGRVIDRDQAGSMELKKRQGYF, from the coding sequence ATGGACCAAAAACGACTTACTCACCTGCGGCAGCTCGAAGCGGAAAGTATCCATATTATCCGCGAAGTGGCAGCCGAATTTTCTAACCCGGTGATGATGTACTCCATCGGTAAAGATTCCAGCGTCATGCTGCATCTGGCGCGTAAAGCGTTTTATCCGGGTACGCTGCCGTTCCCGCTGCTGCACGTCGATACCGGCTGGAAATTCCGCGAAATGTACGAATTCCGCGACCGTACCGCAAAAGCTTACGGCTGCGAGCTGCTGGTGCATAAAAACCCGGAAGGTGTGGCGATGGGCATTAACCCCTTCGTGCACGGCAGCGCCAAACACACGGATATCATGAAAACCGAAGGGCTGAAGCAGGCGCTGAACAAATACGGCTTTGATGCCGCCTTCGGCGGCGCGCGCCGTGACGAAGAGAAGTCTCGTGCTAAAGAGCGTATCTACTCTTTCCGCGATCGTTTCCACCGCTGGGATCCGAAAAACCAGCGCCCGGAGCTGTGGCACAACTACAACGGCCAGATCAACAAAGGCGAAAGCATCCGCGTTTTCCCGCTCTCCAACTGGACCGAGCTGGATATCTGGCAGTACATCTATCTGGAAAATATCGAGATCGTTCCGCTGTATCTGGCGGCTGAGCGTCCGGTGCTCGAGCGCGACGGCATGCTGATGATGATCGACGACGATCGCATCGACCTGCAGCCGGGCGAAGTCATCAAAAAACAGATGGTGCGTTTCCGTACCCTTGGCTGCTGGCCGCTGACCGGCGCGGTGGAATCCAACGCGCAGACGCTGCCGGAGATCATTGAAGAGATGCTGGTGTCGACCACCAGTGAGCGACAGGGGCGCGTGATTGACCGCGACCAGGCAGGCTCCATGGAGCTGAAGAAACGTCAGGGTTATTTCTAA